The following coding sequences are from one Humulus lupulus chromosome X, drHumLupu1.1, whole genome shotgun sequence window:
- the LOC133807281 gene encoding uncharacterized protein LOC133807281 isoform X2, giving the protein MLQRFWITLLVVVSWNLGVIDASAGDADPRYRACVKECKETGCVGQRCFPYCKFSSNDAPIDGPWYIQEPLYLRWKQWDCQSDCRYHCMIDREKEREALLGSAPLKYHGKWPFKRVYGIQEPASVIFSALNLAMHFHGWLSFFILLYYKLPLKEDKRAYYEFAGLWHIYGLLTMNSWFWSAVFHCRDVELTEKLDYSSAVALLGYSLILAVLRSFNVRDEAARVMVTAPLLAFVTTHIMFLNFYKLDYGWNMIVCVFMAVAQLLIWAIFGGLTRHPSRWKLWLVVVAGGLAMLLEIYDFPPYQGFVDAHALWHATTVPLTYIWWSFVRDDAEFRTTNLLKKAK; this is encoded by the exons ATGTTACAACGTTTTTGGATCACTTTACTTGTGGTGGTTTCATGGAACCTTGGTGTTATAGATGCCAGTGCTGGTGATGCCGATCCAAGATATAG GGCTTGTGTGAAAGAGTGTAAAGAAACTGGATGTGTAGGGCAAAGATGCTTTCCATACTGCAAGTTCTCTTCCAATGATGCCCCTATTGATGGTCCTTGGTATATCCAAGAACCTCTTTATTTGAGGTGGAAACAATGGGATTGCCAAAGTGATTGTCGTTACCATTGTATGATtgatagagagaaagaaagagaagctCTTCTTGGTTCTGCTCCTCTTAAATATCATGGTAAATGGCCCTTTAAACGTGTATATGGGATTCAG GAACCTGCTTCTGTTATTTTCTCTGCGCTGAACCTTGCAATGCATTTTCATGGCTGGCTATCCTTTTTCATTCTTTTATACTATAAGTTGCCTTTGAAGGAAGACAAGAGGGCATACTACGAGTTTGCTGGTTTATGGCACATCTATGGACTCTTAACAATGAACTCCTGGTTCTGGAGTGCTGTTTTCCATTGTCG AGATGTGGAACTAACGGAGAAGCTAGACTACTCATCGGCAGTGGCATTACTTGGTTACTCCCTTATTCTAGCCGTACTAAGAAGTTTTAACGTGAGGGATGAGGCTGCCAGAGTCATGGTTACCGCTCCACTGCTTGCATTTGTAACCACCCATATAATGTTTCTGAATTTCTACAAATTAGATTATG GGTGGAACATGATAGTCTGTGTCTTCATGGCCGTGGCGCAACTACTGATTTGGGCAATTTTTGGCGGTTTGACTCGCCATCCATCTCGCTGGAAGTTGTGGCTGGTGGTTGTGGCTGGCGGTTTAGCAATGCTTCTAGAAATCTATGATTTTCCTCCATATCAAGGATTTGTTGACGCCCATGCGCTCTGGCATGCCACCACTGTCCCACTAACTTACATTTGGTGGAGTTTCGTCCGAGACGACGCTGAATTTAGAACCACAAATCTGCTGAAGAAGGCAAAGTAG
- the LOC133807281 gene encoding uncharacterized protein LOC133807281 isoform X1, producing MLFGCKENSFRNFIHIRNVEHKQQKQSSCLIGLKKKPRNSQIGLVLRKMLQRFWITLLVVVSWNLGVIDASAGDADPRYRACVKECKETGCVGQRCFPYCKFSSNDAPIDGPWYIQEPLYLRWKQWDCQSDCRYHCMIDREKEREALLGSAPLKYHGKWPFKRVYGIQEPASVIFSALNLAMHFHGWLSFFILLYYKLPLKEDKRAYYEFAGLWHIYGLLTMNSWFWSAVFHCRDVELTEKLDYSSAVALLGYSLILAVLRSFNVRDEAARVMVTAPLLAFVTTHIMFLNFYKLDYGWNMIVCVFMAVAQLLIWAIFGGLTRHPSRWKLWLVVVAGGLAMLLEIYDFPPYQGFVDAHALWHATTVPLTYIWWSFVRDDAEFRTTNLLKKAK from the exons ATGTTGTTTGGTTGCAAAGAAAATAGCTTCAGAAATT TCATCCACATCAGGAATGTTGAACATAAACAGCAAAA GCAATCTAGCTGCTTAATTGGTCTGAAGAAGAAACCAAGGAATTCTCAGATTGGTTTGGTTCTCCG TAAGATGTTACAACGTTTTTGGATCACTTTACTTGTGGTGGTTTCATGGAACCTTGGTGTTATAGATGCCAGTGCTGGTGATGCCGATCCAAGATATAG GGCTTGTGTGAAAGAGTGTAAAGAAACTGGATGTGTAGGGCAAAGATGCTTTCCATACTGCAAGTTCTCTTCCAATGATGCCCCTATTGATGGTCCTTGGTATATCCAAGAACCTCTTTATTTGAGGTGGAAACAATGGGATTGCCAAAGTGATTGTCGTTACCATTGTATGATtgatagagagaaagaaagagaagctCTTCTTGGTTCTGCTCCTCTTAAATATCATGGTAAATGGCCCTTTAAACGTGTATATGGGATTCAG GAACCTGCTTCTGTTATTTTCTCTGCGCTGAACCTTGCAATGCATTTTCATGGCTGGCTATCCTTTTTCATTCTTTTATACTATAAGTTGCCTTTGAAGGAAGACAAGAGGGCATACTACGAGTTTGCTGGTTTATGGCACATCTATGGACTCTTAACAATGAACTCCTGGTTCTGGAGTGCTGTTTTCCATTGTCG AGATGTGGAACTAACGGAGAAGCTAGACTACTCATCGGCAGTGGCATTACTTGGTTACTCCCTTATTCTAGCCGTACTAAGAAGTTTTAACGTGAGGGATGAGGCTGCCAGAGTCATGGTTACCGCTCCACTGCTTGCATTTGTAACCACCCATATAATGTTTCTGAATTTCTACAAATTAGATTATG GGTGGAACATGATAGTCTGTGTCTTCATGGCCGTGGCGCAACTACTGATTTGGGCAATTTTTGGCGGTTTGACTCGCCATCCATCTCGCTGGAAGTTGTGGCTGGTGGTTGTGGCTGGCGGTTTAGCAATGCTTCTAGAAATCTATGATTTTCCTCCATATCAAGGATTTGTTGACGCCCATGCGCTCTGGCATGCCACCACTGTCCCACTAACTTACATTTGGTGGAGTTTCGTCCGAGACGACGCTGAATTTAGAACCACAAATCTGCTGAAGAAGGCAAAGTAG